The genomic region CACATGCTTATGTTCCCTCTCCGAGAAGCCCCGCCCTGCTGTGATGTGACGACGTCAGAATCAAACACACCCTTCGGCAGAATCGAGCACTGCGGCGCAGTGAGCGCGTGTTGATCAGTTACTGAGTCTTCATTGAACACTGTTAATTGATCAGTGTGTAGTAATTGATCTGCAGTTTGTTGTAGTTTATGACGTTAGACTAAAAACTACAGCGGAGCAGTTTACGGCAGGTCGTGAGAGCGAGACAGGAAGCACGTGCACACACCGCTGAGTAAGTTAACACCTAACGGCTAACAGATGCTCATTCAAACTGATTGATCTGTTCGATGATCGATCGGttgcacagacagacacctgTGACCTGAACAGGTAAGACAGACTCTGACGTCAACACCAGGAGCTGTTCTCTGAGCGCCTCTTCAGTTTCAACATGGAGGACAGCTGACAGGTCACAGCTGTGAGCAGGTGATTTCacataaacaaagaaagaagttcatgtagaacatttgccgaatgaacaagaaggtccaaataatgcagaatgagtcagagacagagtttcacagagtttataaagtgtctccaactcaacaactcactaaactgacacatttgttaagggagtctggggactttctccacggggacaaagaagtagcctatattgttactgtttagtgtctttgtaacatgtgacatgtttagatcaataacatgtttcttctttcataaatggagtgtaaatggtgaaatcagtgtaaacagtgtgttcaaacagctgatcaatgttggcaggtaagactttagcactttagacacagaagcagacaggctggtacagacatgctgccacaaactgacactttttacaaggagacaaacaacttcagctgaaagatttaatgctgaatttacaacaaggacacaatgacttacaatctgtcacacacacagtttcactacgttagaaCGTTTGTTTAATTCTACAATTCTTAAAATCATTACATTTGTTAATgaagtctggtgatgttgtggtgaCTATTTCAATGAAACTGTGGCCTGAACGGGTCTCTAGTGGACTTGGATGTACTTAGAGCAGCACAGGTGTAATTAGATTACTCAGGATGGATAGAGAGTAGATAAAGTGATGCGTGCGTGTTCTCAGGTTCAGGTGATGGATGATGACTTCTCCAGCAGACGGGAGTCTCCGCCCCCTCCCCATGTTGTGGGGGTCAGTCTGTGTGACTCCGCCCCCCTCCTGTGGCGCGTTGAGGACTTGCGGTCAGTGAGGGCTCAGGGCCTGGTCGGGGCGCTGCTGGGCTCGCTGCCCCGAACGCCACGTCAGAACGGACGACTGGGCcgaccgctgctgctgctgccggaggaggagagactgcTGAGAGAGCGACAGACTGCTGCTGCGCTGCCAGCCAGGAGACAGGTGAGCTCACCTGCTGGTCAGGGACAGCACAACCTGATCCTAAGGTGACTTCTGATTGGTTGTTGTTgacaggatggaggaggggCGGAGCTTGTTgtgcaggtggagcagcagcaggaggaggagcagcagaggagttATGAGGAGCAGAGTATCCTCGCTCTGGAAGACAGGAAGTCAGCACTGCTCAGAgctatgacatcatcacactCAGGTGGGCCAGGTGAGACGACTGATAACATCAGTCGACCTGAACACTGTCGGGCTGGTCTAATAATTCTTGTTGGGGTCCTCTCAGGTTCAGGTACTGGGACTGAGGCCTCAGACGAGGCCCTGCGGGGCCGCCTTGAGGACCTGGACCGGAGTTTTACCTTCCCTCAGTCGGCGCTCGCGGTCCAGCTGAGCACGGCGAGGGCGGGGCTGTCTTACTGTCCCGAGGCCCGCGCCTTCCTGCAGGCCGACTGGCCAATTAGAGAGCAGCATGATCGCAGCTGGGATGCCAGGTACCAGGTGTTCAGAGACCTGAGGGGGCGGGGCTTCTACCTGACCTCAGCGGGGAAGTTTGGAGGAGACTTCCTGGTTTATCCAGGTGAGAGAggtcacacctgtctgtctctctgagtctgtctcacacctgtctgtctctctgaacctgtctgtctctctcaggtGACCCTCTTCGATTCCACGCTCACTTCATCGCCATCTGTTCGTCCCTGGAcgagtctgtctgtgtgctggaTGTTCTGTCTGCTGCTCGTCTGGGTTCCAATGTGAAGAAGACCGTCCTGCTCTGCTCGCCAGGGACGGACGGACGCATCCTGTACACGTCGCTTCAGTGGAGCGGGATGGTTTAGACCTAGACCTGGACCCCGACCCCGACCTGGACGTACCGGTCCTCAGAGGAAACTGACTGAGGAGTAAATCAAAAAACcttcaggaccagctggtctcaAATCGGATTGTTAAAACACTGAACAGGTCTGAGTCTCTGGACCcgaagacaaacaacaacatggaACCTTGTTTTGTCCTCCAGAAAATGAAGGTGGGTCCAGTTTTACAGgatctgtgtttgttctctggACTGAAACCAGAATAAACTCTGTGTTGTGGACTTCATGGTTCTGGTCCTTCATCCAGACCTGGTGCTTCTGTGAGAACCAGTTCTGGATCAGAATGGAACATGAGGCAGAACCAACAGCGAATGTGTgcaggtctttaaaatgtctgtcTGAGCTCCGAATCAGCTCAAACATCTATTCCAGTTTCATTCAGAACGGGTCGAGCTTCTCTGAGAAGTTCTGATGTCACAGGTTAAAGTTCAGACTGTGTGTTTATTGcgagctgctgctcagctgttaGAAACATGGAGGTGAATCTCTGCACTCGACAACAGATCCACTGTAGACCTGAATCTTTTTCTTGAAGTGTGACACGTTGACGGATGATCAGGACAGAACCAAGTGTCGGTctgctgagaggaggaagtCTGTGACACTGTGAACTCGACACAACATTTGTGGGCACAAACAGTCACTTCTGCTTCAGGACCATCACAAATAAAGTTCCCCTGATTCACAGTGAAGCTGTTACCACTGAGTCTTTCTTTAGTCTCTCTGTAGATCAGGAGCCCTGTTGGggactttaaagggacagttcacgcCAAAATCGAAACACGTTTCTGTTGACCTGTGCTCTGCCGAGGATGCTCGTCTGTATGAATCTTCCTCGGTGAGAAAACAGTTCCGACATGAAAACACAGCTCTGGGTTCTGTTGAGTCAGCAGCTCGTCTGTGGAAAgactttaataaatgtatatttttacatcAAGTTTGAAACAAGCTCAACCCAAACAGACTGCGGTTGAGAAGAAACCTGGTTTGGTTTTATGGTAAACTGTCCCTTTTAGAGGAGATGGTCTTCACTGATCCACTTGGTCCTGGTGATCCGGACTGATGCAGGTCCAGTTGGGCTGCTGCAGGTCTTTGGTCTGTTTGTGATTAACGTCCTGTCAGGTGATCAGTAGAAAGGTACGGTGCTGTTCCAGTCTATCGCTGCTCCATCCCACTTAGTCCTGATGGTCATCTCCAGAGATGGGAACCTCTTCTCTGGATCTGAGTGTGAGGACGACGCCTCCCAGTGGTGAGAGTGAGTATCTGCATCACGACAGCAACACACACGTTACACATTACTTTATTACACTGACAGGGTCAGGACGGGGTTCAGGGGGTCAGAGATCAAGTGGTCCTTACCCACAGTGAGCCTGGTCGTCTGATTGGTCTGTCCGTTGTAGTAGAACAGGTGGAACAGGTGCTCCATCttccaatcagagagcagcgaGCGGTTCACACTGAACAACACAGAGTGACTGTTGTTGATGCTGCAGAGCCACACGGGAAACCTGGGAGTCTTTAACATGCTGcccacctacacacacgcacgcacacacaagcacacatgctTCATCATGTCAGTGATTGGTTCTCCTCATGAGCATCTGGTTGTTCACTTGATTGGGTTGAAATCTGTCTTGAACATCACAGAGACCTTCTGTAGATCTGAATCAGTGAGTGAAGCCATGTGATCACTGTTGATGATTAATTcatcttgtttgtgtgtgtgtgtgtgtgtgtgtgtgtgtgtgtgtgtgtgtgtgagagcaggtTTCCAGCAGTGATTGATTACACATGAACTGAAGATGAGCTCCACTTACATCATAAAATAATAACACTGGAATGAAAGGAAGCGTTAATATTccatgttgtgttgtttgactCAGCTGATAACTTGTTATATAATCTGTGTGTGCCGGATGTGATGTCATACAtataaacactgtgtgtgtcgttAACACACGATACGCCCTCATCACACATGATACCGCTGCTACACAGACACCAGTAATTCCACCTGAACACTGTCTGAAGTcgtcagaggtgaagtgttgtcGTTCCTCTGAACAGCACAGGAAACTACACATCTACATCTGTGAGTAGTAGCACTAGTCGtagcaggtgtagtcgttgtagcactagtcttagcaggtgtagttgttgtagcactagtcttagcaggtgtagtggttgtagcactagtcttagcaggtgtagtcgttgtagcactagtcttagcAGGTGTAGTCGCTGTAGCACTAGTCTTAACAGGTTtagtcgttgtagcactagtcttagcaggtgtagtcgttgcaggtgtagtcgttgtagcactagtcgTTGCAGGTGTAGTCGCTGTAGCACTAGTTGTTGCAGGTGTAGAagttgtagcactagtcttagcaggtgtagtcgttgtggcactagtcgttgcaggtgtagtcgttgtggcactagtcgttgcaggtgtagtcattgtagcactagtcttagcaggtgtagtcgttgtagcactagtcttagcaggtgtagtcgttgtagcactagtcttagcaggtgtagtcgttgtagcactagcctttgcaggtgtagtcgttgtagcactagtcgttgcaggtgtagtcgttgtagcactagtcttagcaggtgtagtcgttgtagcactagtcgtagc from Sparus aurata chromosome 2, fSpaAur1.1, whole genome shotgun sequence harbors:
- the tsen34 gene encoding tRNA-splicing endonuclease subunit Sen34 isoform X1 — encoded protein: MRACSQVQVMDDDFSSRRESPPPPHVVGVSLCDSAPLLWRVEDLRSVRAQGLVGALLGSLPRTPRQNGRLGRPLLLLPEEERLLRERQTAAALPARRQDGGGAELVVQVEQQQEEEQQRSYEEQSILALEDRKSALLRAMTSSHSGGPGSGTGTEASDEALRGRLEDLDRSFTFPQSALAVQLSTARAGLSYCPEARAFLQADWPIREQHDRSWDARYQVFRDLRGRGFYLTSAGKFGGDFLVYPGDPLRFHAHFIAICSSLDESVCVLDVLSAARLGSNVKKTVLLCSPGTDGRILYTSLQWSGMV
- the tsen34 gene encoding tRNA-splicing endonuclease subunit Sen34 isoform X2, coding for MRACSQVQVMDDDFSSRRESPPPPHVVGVSLCDSAPLLWRVEDLRSVRAQGLVGALLGSLPRTPRQNGRLGRPLLLLPEEERLLRERQTAAALPARRQDGGGAELVVQVEQQQEEEQQRSYEEQSILALEDRKSALLRAMTSSHSGSGTGTEASDEALRGRLEDLDRSFTFPQSALAVQLSTARAGLSYCPEARAFLQADWPIREQHDRSWDARYQVFRDLRGRGFYLTSAGKFGGDFLVYPGDPLRFHAHFIAICSSLDESVCVLDVLSAARLGSNVKKTVLLCSPGTDGRILYTSLQWSGMV
- the tsen34 gene encoding tRNA-splicing endonuclease subunit Sen34 isoform X3; the encoded protein is MDDDFSSRRESPPPPHVVGVSLCDSAPLLWRVEDLRSVRAQGLVGALLGSLPRTPRQNGRLGRPLLLLPEEERLLRERQTAAALPARRQDGGGAELVVQVEQQQEEEQQRSYEEQSILALEDRKSALLRAMTSSHSGGPGSGTGTEASDEALRGRLEDLDRSFTFPQSALAVQLSTARAGLSYCPEARAFLQADWPIREQHDRSWDARYQVFRDLRGRGFYLTSAGKFGGDFLVYPGDPLRFHAHFIAICSSLDESVCVLDVLSAARLGSNVKKTVLLCSPGTDGRILYTSLQWSGMV